Below is a window of Shinella sp. PSBB067 DNA.
GACAACGTGCGGGGCCTGCGCGGGATCGGCGAAGACGGCCTTGTCGAGGGCCACGAACTCCGCGCCCGCCTCGGCGACCGCGAGCGCCGATTGCGGATCGGTGCCGCCGAGCACGATGCAGGGAATCTCCACCATCGAGGCCCACCATTCGGCGAGCGCAAGGTTCTTGGGATGGGCCTCCGGCTTGATGTCGCCGCCGATCTTGCCGAAGAAGATGTAGTCCGGCCGCACCTCGCCGATCTCCAGCGCCCTGTGCCGGTCCGTCGCATTGCCGCCGCCGACAATGAGCTTCGGCGTGAATTTCTCCACCGCCTCGCCGAGTTCCTGAAGTCCGCCCGTCACATGGATGCCATCGGCCTTGGCCCTTCCGGC
It encodes the following:
- a CDS encoding thiamine phosphate synthase produces the protein MSDVETRCRLVLILPEGEDLAVRAAMLEGALKGGDVASVILPQYGLDDGQFQKHAEALVPIVQQAGAAALVAGDTRVAGRAKADGIHVTGGLQELGEAVEKFTPKLIVGGGNATDRHRALEIGEVRPDYIFFGKIGGDIKPEAHPKNLALAEWWASMVEIPCIVLGGTDPQSALAVAEAGAEFVALDKAVFADPAQAPHVVAAVNALLDEKAPRFEE